Genomic DNA from Anaerolineae bacterium:
ATGGCAAGAATCAGCGGATCTCTGGGCCAGCTGTCCAGTCGTATCCGATAGTCGGGTCGTCATGCGGGATGCGCCCCTCGTCGCTGGGATCGTACACGCCCGAGGTCACGTATAGCAAGTGGGCTTCTGCGCTCAAGACGCGACAGCCGTGCGCTACGCCAGGCGGGATCTTGAGGACGATCGGCGGATAGTTATCGCCCATCAACAGCTCCTGCAACTGGCGGTATGTGGGGCTATCCGGGCGGGTATCATATAACGCTACTTTCAGGTTACCGATGGGCACGTACCACCAGTCGGTCTGGCGCTGATGGATATGCCAAGCTTTGACGACGCCATGGTACATGCGGCTGTGGCTGAGCTGGCCAAACGCGCCCGTACCGAAAAAAGGATCGGTTACCCGGATCAGCTCTCGAAAGAAGCCCCGCTCGTCGGGATGG
This window encodes:
- a CDS encoding dTDP-4-dehydrorhamnose 3,5-epimerase family protein, with protein sequence MQLHGVEIKQLVTHPDERGFFRELIRVTDPFFGTGAFGQLSHSRMYHGVVKAWHIHQRQTDWWYVPIGNLKVALYDTRPDSPTYRQLQELLMGDNYPPIVLKIPPGVAHGCRVLSAEAHLLYVTSGVYDPSDEGRIPHDDPTIGYDWTAGPEIR